From Candidatus Saccharimonadales bacterium:
GATGGTCGGTCAGCCGGCTGCTGATTAGCGCGGTTAAAAGTTCGTGGTTTTTGCCGTTGTGTTCCAAATGAGCCAGGTCTTCGCCGAGGGCGTTTTCTTCTTCCAGTACATCCAATCCCACGCCACCGAGCCGACCGGATTCAAGCGCGGTATATAGCGCCGCCGTTTCAACCAAGCCGCCGCGGGAGGTGTTAAGCAATATCGCGCCTTTTTTTATGAGTTTGAGATTTTTAGCATTGATTAAGTGATGCGTGTGTTTGTTATACGGCGCGTGCAAGCTAATAACATCCGAGGTTTTGAGCAGCGTGTTAAGCGAAACAAACCTGACGCCGTGTTTTTTGGCAAAAGCTTTATCTTGTTTAACGTCAAAAGTAATTACCTGCATGCCAAAACCCTTGGCCATGATTACTACGTGTTTGCCAATGTGGCCCAGGCCGACAATGCCAATAGTTTTTCCGGCCAGGTCAAAGCCGGTCAAACCCTTGGGCGAAAAATTACTCCGCCGGGTTCGCTCGACGCACTCAATAATTCGGCGCGAAAGTGTTAGTAACATCGCCAGAGTATGTTCGGCAACGGTGTTCTCGCCATAGAAAGGGACATTACACACCGTAATTTTACGAGCCTTGGCGGCGGCCATGTCAATGTGGTCAAAGCCGGTTGAGCGAGTCGTGATCAAACCCAACTTTGGCAGGCCGTCAATAATATTTTTGTCCGCCGGGGAATTGATAAAGTTGGATAAAACATTAATGTGCTTGATCTTGGGCAAGTGCCGAGGGGAGAGGCGTCCCGGTACAAACACATGTTTGGCTTTGGGTAAAGCGTTTTGAATGTAGCGCTGCTCCCAGGGCGCGATTTGGAAGTGAGCGGCAATAATGGGTTTAGGCATATGGGTACTTGTAGTTTAGCAACATGACGGCTTAACAGCAAATAAATGGTATTGACCGCGGAGTCCAGCCTGCGTTTAAGTGGTAAAGGTTAGCGAGGCGAGCCCGCCATTGCCTACGGTGGCAGGCGCTGGCTGGCGGGGGTGCGTCTGTAAAATTCAACCCCACCTATCCTCCCCTTTTAAATAGGTGAGTGTCTTAGCTCCACCCCACCTATCCTCCCCTTAGCAAGGGGAGGAATTCTTGGAACGGCTTCTGGCTTATACCTTATGACACCTTTTAAATTAGGCTGGGCAGGCTAGAAGGCGAGAACCGTACGGCTTACTTCTCCACTCGATTGACTTTAAACCAGCCCCGCTCGAAGAATAATGTGCTTAGGGTTCGAGCGCTGTCATTCTTGGCCAAAGCGCTTTACCCGTCTTCACTCGCTCTAGCTCGCCAATAAAAACCCCCGCATTGGCGGGGGTTTTTATTGGAGGTAAGCCCACAAGGGTTTACGAGCATCCAGACAGAATGGGCGAGGAGGGAATCGAACCCTCACGAGCTTGCGCTCAACGGATTTTAAGTCCGGTCTGTCTACCAGTTCCAGCACTCGCCCATTCTGTCGGGACGTGCCATTTGCTTCTGCCCCGGCGTGGTTTTAAAACAGTGCTACTATACGTATTTTAGAGTTGATTGTCAACGATAACCGTTGGCCGCCGGTCACTGATTAAACAGAGTATGCCGAGCAGGTAGACACCGGCCGCAATCAGCAGTACCCGCGTAAAGCCAAACTGAATGGCTAGAATTATTGCGAGCGTGCTGCCCATGACTGACGCCGCTCCGTTGACGGCCCAGGACATTGGGATGAGCTGCTGGTGGCCGGTCAGCTCCAGGCGTTTGAAACCGAGCGGCAGCAGCATGCCCATTAATATTGCCGATGGAATTGTCAGCAGCGCGGCCATGGTAATTTTAGACGCAATTGACCAGCCGAGAGTCGCGCTGATTAACGGCGATAAACCCAGGGCGTAGAAAAGTTGAACAAGGGTAATGCCAACGCCCACCAGAATTATGGATTTATTGCGCAGGGGGTTAAGCCGGGCGCTTATAACGCTGCCGAATCCGGCAAACAGCAGCAGCCCGGCCAGCACCACGGAATAGGAATAGATGGGGTGTTCAAGATAGAGGACAAATTTTTGAATCAGCGCCAGCTCAATCAGAATAAATCCGATTCCAAGCCCGCCAAAATAACCGGCGTAGCGCAGGAATGTTTTGCCATGCCCTCGCAGTTGACGGTAGCCGGAAAATGTTAAGCCGGGAAAGCCGATGGTAAAAACAGAAAAGGCAAAAACGGCGATGGCCGCCGCCAGCAGGCCGCCGTCAAAGCTGCCAATCTCGCGGCCATTGAAATGCTTGAAGTTTAAGAGAAAGAAAAAGAACGGCTGATCGTCGGTGGATGCCAGCAGGTTTTTGGAAAAAGTTCTAACAAACTCGTCTCGGTCGGGCGCTCGGAGGTAGTCATCATAGACTGTTCCGCGTTCAGAATCTGGCGCGTATAGAATTTTGAAATTATTGGCTTCGGCAAAAGCCTCGACCTGTGTTATTTCATCCGGCGTGAAGGCCTGGCGTTTCATCAACACATTGTGCAGCTGTCCGCCAATTCGAGGATCGTTTTCAATCACCATAATTTTATTCTCCGGCTCAGTAATTGCCAGCTGCTCCGCGGCATCTAAGAAAAGCGAGAGCAGCCGCGGGCCGCTTTGTTCCCAACGTGAGACGCTCAATATTCCATCTGGCGTCAGTCGCTCAAGGTAGGTCGCGAAAGCCTCGGTCGTGTAGAGATAACTTTCAACCAATGCCAGGTTACCGTTGATAGTTGATGCCCAAGTATCAACCAACGGAATGGTAATAACGTCAAAGCTCTCTTGGCTTTGGCTGACAAAGCTGCGACCCTCAGCCACATGAATGGTAACGCTTGGGTCGG
This genomic window contains:
- a CDS encoding NAD(P)-dependent oxidoreductase, whose protein sequence is MPKPIIAAHFQIAPWEQRYIQNALPKAKHVFVPGRLSPRHLPKIKHINVLSNFINSPADKNIIDGLPKLGLITTRSTGFDHIDMAAAKARKITVCNVPFYGENTVAEHTLAMLLTLSRRIIECVERTRRSNFSPKGLTGFDLAGKTIGIVGLGHIGKHVVIMAKGFGMQVITFDVKQDKAFAKKHGVRFVSLNTLLKTSDVISLHAPYNKHTHHLINAKNLKLIKKGAILLNTSRGGLVETAALYTALESGRLGGVGLDVLEEENALGEDLAHLEHNGKNHELLTALISSRLTDHPRAIVTPHNAFNTREALERILETTVKNMTAWTRGKPVNVVVVKK